A DNA window from Actinomadura luzonensis contains the following coding sequences:
- a CDS encoding integrase core domain-containing protein produces the protein MGRPATDPAIVALIQKLARENPRWGYERIRGELQHLGRRVSGATIRRVLKRARLGPAPRRADDRWRDFLRTHATSTLACDFFTVDTVTLRRLYVFFVVEVGTRFVHVLGVSAHSDGAWVTQQARNLLADLKDRAGTFQFLIRDRDTKFTSSFDEVFTGDNIQVLKIPPRAPRANAFAERWVRTARTECTDRLLIFGERHFRTVLDEYADHYNRHRPHRFLGLRAPTDDDSDVIPLPTGQIERRHVLGGLINGTSELADQRGAVTNTQVSALGLVLTPFRRSAASPTPSTSTTPARDCNACWRAVGEALGRGRCERSVRAVDSRTRRTPAPAQQCWSGGGFGCSGEVGRVGLEPTTHGL, from the coding sequence ATGGGACGGCCCGCAACCGACCCGGCGATCGTGGCATTGATCCAGAAGCTGGCACGGGAGAATCCGCGCTGGGGCTACGAACGCATCCGAGGTGAACTACAGCATCTGGGCCGCCGAGTCAGCGGTGCGACGATCCGCCGAGTCCTGAAACGGGCGCGTCTGGGTCCGGCGCCGCGACGTGCCGACGACCGCTGGCGCGATTTCCTCCGCACCCATGCCACGAGCACACTGGCTTGTGACTTCTTCACGGTGGACACCGTCACGCTGCGCCGGTTGTACGTCTTCTTTGTGGTGGAGGTCGGCACCCGATTCGTGCACGTGCTCGGCGTCTCCGCCCACTCTGACGGCGCATGGGTTACCCAGCAAGCCCGTAACCTTCTCGCTGACCTGAAGGACCGGGCCGGCACCTTCCAATTCCTGATACGCGATCGGGACACGAAGTTCACCAGCAGCTTCGATGAGGTGTTCACAGGCGACAACATTCAGGTACTCAAGATCCCGCCACGAGCGCCTCGCGCGAACGCCTTCGCCGAGCGATGGGTCCGCACCGCACGCACGGAATGCACCGACAGGCTGCTGATCTTCGGCGAACGGCACTTTCGCACCGTGCTGGACGAATACGCCGATCACTACAATCGCCACCGGCCACACCGCTTCCTCGGCCTCCGAGCTCCCACCGATGACGACTCCGACGTGATCCCGCTGCCGACGGGCCAGATCGAGCGCCGTCACGTTCTCGGCGGGCTGATCAACGGGACCAGCGAGCTGGCTGACCAACGAGGTGCCGTCACGAATACGCAGGTCAGCGCCTTGGGCCTAGTTTTGACACCCTTCAGGCGAAGCGCCGCATCGCCGACGCCCTCAACCAGCACGACCCCGGCTCGTGATTGCAACGCCTGCTGGCGCGCCGTGGGGGAGGCATTGGGGAGAGGCCGCTGTGAACGGTCCGTGCGAGCCGTAGATAGTCGGACACGGAGAACCCCCGCCCCGGCACAACAGTGCTGGTCAGGCGGGGGTTTTGGCTGTTCCGGAGAAGTAGGGCGGGTGGGACTTGAACCCACGACCCACGGATTATGA
- a CDS encoding DUF6158 family protein, with protein sequence MTTMGIDPAQLSDDDLIRELRQLHSTRSDTFFHGSDDALSRHTSRTNELESEYLRRYPDREVDPERLREGARQRS encoded by the coding sequence ATGACGACGATGGGAATAGATCCGGCGCAGCTCAGCGACGACGACCTGATCCGTGAGCTGCGGCAGCTGCACTCCACCCGGAGCGACACGTTCTTCCACGGCTCCGACGACGCGTTGTCCCGCCACACCTCCCGCACGAACGAGCTGGAGTCCGAGTACCTGCGCAGGTACCCGGACCGGGAGGTGGACCCCGAACGGCTGCGCGAGGGGGCGAGGCAGCGCTCATGA
- a CDS encoding transposase family protein, whose amino-acid sequence MLFYRAAVDLSRPTLNYVAGIIRRHRKAIGSTWRRLNPAQQALLVLVYLRKGETYTELAAGFGVSIATAWRYVEETVALLRARAPKLGCALRNAARDGLHYLVLDGMLIPIDRVRADRPYYSAKHRMHGMNIQVIASPDGTIIWTSGSLPGSTHDLTAARIWGVLQALAQSGMLTLADKGYQGAEGPVATPYKGRNKPLSQKVANRSHARLRGPGERANAQLKSWRILRKLRCCPHQAGALCKAIAVLQNYELTQG is encoded by the coding sequence ATGCTTTTCTATCGTGCTGCCGTCGATTTGTCGCGCCCAACGCTGAACTACGTGGCCGGCATCATCCGCCGCCACCGCAAGGCCATCGGCTCCACCTGGCGGCGGCTCAACCCCGCCCAGCAGGCCCTGCTGGTCCTGGTCTACCTGCGCAAAGGCGAGACGTACACCGAACTCGCTGCCGGGTTCGGCGTCTCGATCGCTACCGCCTGGCGGTACGTGGAGGAGACCGTCGCCCTGCTGCGCGCCCGCGCCCCCAAGCTCGGCTGCGCCTTACGCAACGCCGCGCGAGACGGCCTGCACTACCTGGTGCTGGACGGCATGCTCATCCCCATCGACCGTGTGCGCGCCGACCGGCCGTACTACTCGGCCAAGCACCGCATGCACGGGATGAACATCCAGGTCATCGCCTCTCCAGACGGCACGATCATCTGGACCTCCGGCTCGTTGCCGGGAAGCACCCACGACTTGACCGCCGCCCGCATATGGGGCGTCCTGCAGGCGCTGGCGCAGAGCGGCATGCTGACCCTTGCCGACAAGGGCTACCAAGGCGCCGAAGGCCCGGTGGCCACGCCGTACAAGGGCCGCAACAAGCCCCTGTCCCAGAAGGTGGCCAACCGCTCCCACGCCCGGCTCCGCGGGCCCGGCGAACGCGCCAATGCCCAACTCAAGAGCTGGCGTATCCTCCGCAAGCTCCGCTGCTGCCCGCACCAGGCAGGCGCGCTCTGCAAGGCGATCGCCGTTCTGCAGAACTACGAGCTCACCCAAGGATGA
- a CDS encoding LysR family transcriptional regulator, whose protein sequence is MDLELRHLRIVRAVADAGSVSKAASTLGLAQPALTAQLKRIERVLGGALFERDRHGARPTRLGELVLARARVLLPAAKELQDEAVRFAHAPTPGYRIGATNGPILGGLVDRLAAERPVTTYTSWSTHELTSMVELGRLDYLLTGACGDSGTPTGTLVWDTISLDPVFCLVSRSHPAAKEKEVALSDLADEQWAVTPGDGCFADCFAKACARAGFTPGTIYETDVPTCTHLSQVGRAVVLCQATHQPAQGLVMVPLAGAPLRWRQLLGRHPTAADAAWVVTQAKEAHRDAVRRSPVYHDWLSRNPTYGTAP, encoded by the coding sequence ATGGACCTCGAGCTCCGGCACCTCAGGATCGTCCGCGCGGTCGCGGACGCGGGAAGCGTGAGCAAGGCCGCGTCGACGCTCGGGCTGGCACAACCGGCCCTGACCGCCCAGCTCAAGCGCATCGAAAGGGTGCTCGGCGGCGCCCTGTTCGAGCGCGACCGCCACGGCGCCAGGCCCACAAGGCTCGGCGAACTCGTGCTCGCGCGGGCACGGGTCCTCCTCCCGGCAGCCAAGGAACTGCAGGACGAGGCCGTACGATTCGCGCACGCCCCCACCCCCGGCTACCGCATCGGCGCCACCAACGGGCCGATCCTCGGCGGCCTGGTGGACCGGCTGGCCGCGGAGCGGCCGGTCACGACGTACACGTCCTGGTCGACCCACGAGCTGACCAGCATGGTCGAGCTCGGCCGCCTCGACTACCTGCTCACCGGCGCCTGCGGCGACTCCGGCACCCCCACCGGCACCCTCGTCTGGGACACCATCAGCCTCGACCCCGTCTTCTGCCTGGTCTCCCGCTCACACCCGGCGGCCAAGGAGAAGGAGGTGGCGCTGTCCGACCTCGCGGACGAGCAGTGGGCCGTGACGCCCGGCGACGGCTGCTTCGCCGACTGCTTCGCCAAGGCCTGCGCGCGCGCCGGCTTCACCCCGGGAACGATCTACGAGACGGACGTGCCGACCTGCACCCACCTGTCCCAGGTGGGCCGCGCCGTCGTCCTCTGTCAGGCCACCCACCAGCCGGCGCAGGGCCTGGTCATGGTGCCGCTCGCCGGCGCGCCCCTGCGCTGGCGCCAACTCCTGGGCCGCCACCCCACGGCGGCGGACGCGGCCTGGGTGGTCACGCAGGCGAAGGAGGCCCACCGGGACGCCGTCCGCCGCAGCCCGGTCTACCACGACTGGCTCTCCCGCAACCCCACCTACGGCACCGCCCCCTGA
- a CDS encoding sodium:solute symporter family protein yields MRLDVNLLDYVLIAIYFATVLAIGIAARNRISSSLDFFLAGRGLPAWITGLAFVSANLGAIEILGMAANGAQYGAMTVHYYWIGAVPAMVFLGIIMMPFYYRSKVRSVPEFLRKRFNGATQLLNAITFAVAQILIAGVNLYALALVMELLLGWPLPVSVVVSALIVLAYITLGGLSSAIYNEVLQFFVILAGLIPLTVLGLIKVGGVSGLADKIRQSPLGEPGLHTWADTAGQNPMQAHWIGIVFGLGFVLSFGYWTTNFAEIQRALSARNTNAARLTPIVAAFPKIFIPLVTVLPGMIALVLFSDLGKGQAYNYSIPLLMGDLLPNGVLGVAVTGLLASFMAGMAANISGFNTVFANDIWAAHIKPGQEDKHYLRVGRIATVVGVGLGVGTAFIAAGYSNIMNYLQALFSFFNAPLFATFIVGLFWRRMTPWAGFWGLLSGTVAAFASYVLYKAGVLSFGTELNASFWGAGTAFVVDVVVSVVVTLVTTEKPEKELRGLVWGLSAVDLEDDALAGDRKWYRSPVVLGVGAVVLAAAMYGGIL; encoded by the coding sequence GGCTCGATGTGAACCTCCTCGACTATGTGCTCATCGCCATCTACTTCGCGACCGTGCTCGCCATCGGCATCGCCGCCCGCAACCGGATCAGCTCCAGCCTGGACTTCTTCCTGGCCGGACGCGGCCTGCCGGCGTGGATCACCGGCCTCGCCTTCGTCTCGGCCAACCTGGGCGCGATCGAGATCCTGGGCATGGCGGCGAACGGCGCCCAGTACGGCGCGATGACCGTGCACTACTACTGGATCGGCGCGGTCCCCGCGATGGTGTTCCTCGGCATCATCATGATGCCCTTCTACTACCGCTCCAAGGTGCGCAGCGTCCCCGAGTTCCTGCGCAAGCGGTTCAACGGCGCGACGCAGCTGCTCAACGCGATCACGTTCGCGGTGGCGCAGATCCTCATCGCCGGGGTGAACCTCTACGCGCTGGCGCTGGTGATGGAGCTGCTGCTGGGCTGGCCGCTGCCGGTGTCGGTGGTGGTGTCGGCGCTGATCGTGCTGGCGTACATCACGCTGGGCGGCCTGTCCTCCGCCATCTACAACGAGGTCCTGCAGTTCTTCGTCATCCTCGCCGGGCTGATCCCGCTGACCGTGCTCGGCCTGATCAAGGTGGGCGGCGTCAGCGGCCTGGCGGACAAGATCCGGCAGAGTCCGCTCGGCGAGCCCGGCCTGCACACCTGGGCCGACACCGCCGGCCAGAACCCCATGCAGGCGCACTGGATCGGCATCGTGTTCGGGCTCGGGTTCGTGCTGTCGTTCGGCTACTGGACGACGAACTTCGCCGAGATCCAGCGGGCGCTGTCGGCCAGGAACACGAACGCGGCCCGGCTGACGCCGATCGTGGCCGCGTTCCCGAAGATCTTCATCCCGCTGGTGACGGTGCTGCCCGGCATGATCGCGCTGGTGCTGTTCAGCGATCTCGGCAAGGGGCAGGCGTACAACTACTCGATCCCGCTGCTCATGGGCGACCTGCTGCCGAACGGCGTGCTCGGCGTCGCGGTGACCGGGCTGCTGGCCTCGTTCATGGCGGGCATGGCGGCCAACATCAGCGGCTTCAACACCGTCTTCGCCAACGACATCTGGGCCGCGCACATCAAGCCCGGCCAGGAGGACAAGCACTACCTGCGGGTGGGCCGCATCGCCACCGTGGTCGGCGTCGGTCTCGGCGTGGGCACCGCGTTCATCGCGGCCGGCTACTCCAACATCATGAACTACCTGCAGGCGTTGTTCTCGTTCTTCAACGCGCCGCTGTTCGCCACGTTCATCGTCGGCCTGTTCTGGCGGCGGATGACGCCGTGGGCGGGCTTCTGGGGGCTGCTGTCCGGCACGGTGGCGGCGTTCGCGTCGTACGTGCTGTACAAGGCGGGGGTGCTGAGCTTCGGCACCGAGCTGAACGCCAGCTTCTGGGGCGCCGGGACGGCCTTCGTCGTGGACGTGGTGGTGTCGGTGGTGGTCACGCTGGTCACCACCGAGAAACCCGAGAAGGAGCTGCGCGGCCTGGTGTGGGGGCTCAGCGCGGTGGACCTGGAGGACGACGCGCTGGCCGGTGACCGCAAGTGGTACCGCTCGCCGGTGGTGCTGGGCGTGGGCGCGGTCGTGCTGGCCGCCGCGATGTACGGGGGGATCCTGTGA